The sequence below is a genomic window from Streptomyces sp. NBC_00289.
GACTCCGCTGCTGCTGCTCCTCAACGGGCTCGCCGCCGGGGTGCTCTTCGGCACCCAGCTCGGTGGCTTCCCGTATCTCGCGTCGCTGCCCGCGGACCGCTACGTGCACGCCCACGCGTTCTTCGGGCAGCGCTACGACCCGGCGATGCCCATCTGCCTCATCGGCACCGTGGTCTGTGACGTGGTGCTGGCGCTGCGCGCCGAAGAGGCCGCAGCCCAGGGCCTGTTCGGGCTGGCCGCCGTGCTCGCCGCGGCCACGGCCGCCATCTCCGTCGCCAAGAACGTCCCGGTCAACCGGTGGATGCGCACCCTCGACCCGGACGACCTGCCGGCCGACTTCGCCACCCGCGACCCCCGCCACGAGTGGGGCGCGTGGAACCGCCGGCGCAGTTGGCTCACCGTGGCCGCGCTCGCCGTCAACTGCGTCGCGCTCGGCGTACTGCTCTGACCGCGTCATTTCCCACACCTGAGGAGCGTTTCCCCATGGATCTCGAACTGAGGGGCAAGAAGGCCCTGGTCACCGGCGGCACCCGCGGTGTCGGCCGGGGTGTCGTGCTCGCGCTGGCCCGTGCCGGTGTCGACGTCGTCACCTGCTACCAGCACCCCAGCGAGTACGTCACCAGCCTGGAAGAGGAGCTGAAGGAGACCGGCGGCAACCACCACGTGCTGCGCGCCGACCTGTCGCAGCCGGAGGAGATAGCCGAGCTGCTCACCAAGGTCCGCGAGCTGCACGGCGACCGCCTCGACCTGCTGGTCAACAACGCGGGCGCGATCAGCCACATCCCGTACGCCAACCTCTCCCTCGAGGAGTGGCAGCGCGTCATCGCCACCAACCTCACCGGCGCCCACCTGGTGATCCAGCACGCGCTGCCGCTGCTCGGCGAGGGCTCGTCGGTGATCTCCATCGGCTCCCGGGCCGTGGACGCGGGCATCCCGCTGCGCTCGCACTACACCGCCACCAAGGCCGCGCTGGTCGGCCTGAACCGTTCGCTCGCCAAGGAGTTCGGCGGCCAGGGCATCCGCTTCAACATCGTCGCCCTCGGCGTCATCGAGACCGAGAACTTCCACGAGCTGCCGCACGACCAGAAGAAGCTGATGACCGAGCGGTACGGCGCCAAGACCGCGCTCGGCCGGCTCGGCAAGCCGGACGAGGTGGCCGGAGCCGTCCTGTGGCTCGCCAGCGACCTGTCCCGCTACGTCACCGGCAACACCATCGGCGTCGACGGGGGGATCTCCTGATGGCCTTCCGCGTGATGCTGCGCCTGGAGATCGAGCCCGGCACGGCGACGGACTTCGAGCGGGCGTGGCTGACCGGCACCGACGCGGTGACCGGCCACCCCGCCAACCTCGGCCAGTCGCTGTCCCGCGAGCCGGACGGCACGTACGTCATCATCAGCGACTGGGTCGACGAGCCGCGCTTCAGGGAGTTCGAGGAGAGCCCCGCCCACCTCGAACACCGCGCCACCCTGCACCCGTTCCGCAAGGGCGGCTCATTCCACGTGCTGGAGATCCTGCACTCCATCGAGGGCAGGGCGGCCGTCGATGCCCGCTGACGGCGGCGGCGAGGTCAGGGTGCTCGTGTTCCAGGCGGCGCCGGACGAGGAACAGCTCGCCGCGGTCCGCGCCGCCTACCACGAGGTCAGCAAGCGGCTCGCGGCGGTGCCCGGCATGCTCGGCAACGAACTGCTGCGCAGCCCGCTGGACCCCTCCGCGCTCGCCGTGATGAGCCGCTGGGAGTCGCTCGCCGCCTTCCGGGCGTGGGAGGCGGGCGCCGACCACCGCGAGGACACCGCCCCGCTGCGGCCCTACCGCGACACCCGGACCGCCGCCCCGTTCGCCGTCTACGAGGTCGACGCCGCGTACTGAACGCGCCGACGGCACCCGGCGGCACCGGAGAACACGGACAGAACGGCACCCGGAAGACACGGACAAGACAGAGAAGAGAAGAGAACCCACCATGAGCAACAGCCAGCTGGCCTTCATCGGCCTCGGCAACATGGGCGGGGGCATGGCCCGGCGGCTGCTCGACACCGGGCACACGCTCACCGTGTACAACCGCACCGCGAGCAAGGCCGCGCCGCTGGTCGCGGCGGGCGCGACGCTCGCCGACGCCCCGGAGCGCGCGGCCGCGGGCCACCACCTGGTCCTGCTGAGCCTCAGCGACGAGAAGGCGGTCGACGAGGTGCTGTTCGGCCGGGTGGTGCCGGTGCTGCAACCCGGTGCCGTCGTCGTCGACACCTCCACCGTCTCGCCCGGCTACGCCCGCCAGGCGGCCGAGCGGCTCGCCGCCAGGGGGCTGCGCAGGGTCGAGGCGTGCGTCGTCGGCAACCCGCTCCAGGCCCGCAAGGGCGAACTGCGCGTGTACGCCGCCGGAGACCCCGCCGACCTGTACGAGGCCCGCCCGGTGCTGGAGGCGATCGGCAACGAGGTCGTCCACGTGGGCGCCCCCGGCACCGCCGCCAGTCTGAAACTCATCCTCAACCTGCTGCTCGGCGCCCAGGTCGCCTCCCTCTCCGAGGCGGTGGCCTACGGCACCGCCGCCGGCCTGGACCGCGAACAGCTGATCAGCGTGGTCTCGGCGAGCGGCTTCAGCTCGATGGTCATGCGGTTTCGCGCTGATCTGATGCTCAAGCAGTCCTACGAACCGGCCTTCTTCCGCTCGGAGTTGATGGAGAAGGACATCCGGCTCGCGCTGGAGGCCGCCGCCCAGTACGACACCGGGATGCCGGTCCTCGCCGCCGTGCGGGAACGGTTCGCGTCCGTGGTGGCCGCGGGCGACGGCGACAAGGACGCCTCCGTGCTCGTGGAGCACCAGTCGTAGCACCAGTCGAAGGGATGTGAGGCAGTGCCCAGTACAGGCCGGAGTGCGCTCCGGAACACCGATGTCCTGGTGGCCGGCTCGGGGCCGGCCGGGCTGGCGGCGGCTCTCTTCCTCGCCGAACAGGGAGTGGACTGCTACCTGCTGGAAGGCCGGCGGGAGCGGGTCCGCCCGCCGCGCATCCTCGGCGTCCACCCCCGCGCCATGGAACTGCTGCGCTCCCTGGGCGTGGAGGAGGCGATCCGTGCCCTGCCCTCGGCCCGGGCCCTGGCCCGGAACTCGGGGGTGATCGCCGCCGAGTCCCTGGCCGGGCACGAACTCGGCGCCCTGGACGCCAAGTACGTCGTGGACGTCGACACCGACCTGAGTGCCCTGTCGCCCACCACCTGGTGTCTGTGCGACGAGGCCGAGCTGGAGCAGGCCCTGCGGGAGCGGGCGGAGCGGATGGGCGTACGGCTGCGGCCGGACTCCGAGCTCGTCTCCTTCGACCGGGACGGCTGGGGCGACGACGGGATCTCCGCGGTGGTCCGCGACCGGGCCACCGGCGAGGAACACCGCATCAGGGCCTGCTGTCTGGTGGACGCGGGCGGCACCGGCGGCCTCGTGCGCGAGCGGCTGGGCATCGCCTTCGAGGGCCAGACCCTCGGCCACTTCGTCACCGTACGTTTCACCGCGGACCTCACCGGTGAGCTCCGGGGCCGCCGGTTCATCATGGCCTACGTCGACAACCCCGGGGTGCGCGGCTCCCTGATGCCGCTGGACAACCGTTCCGACTGGCTGCTGCACGTGCGCCACGATCCCGAGCTGGAGCCCGCCGAGTCGTTCACCGAGGAGCGCTGCGCCGACCTGGTGCGGGCCGCCACCGGCGTGCCCGGGCTCCAGCCGCGGATCGAGAGCGTCAGCCCGTGGGCCGGGGAGGCGAAGGTCGCCGAGCGCTTCCGGTCCGGCCAGGTGTTCCTGGCCGGGGACGCGGCGCACGTGATGCCGCCGAGCGGCGGCTTCGACGCGGGCACCGGCATCATCGACGCCCACAACCTGGCCTGGAAACTCGTCGCGGTGCTGGACGGCTGGGCCCACCCGGACCTCCTCGACAGCTACGACGAGGAGCGCCGCCCGGTCTGCGCGGCCACCGTCGAACAGGCCGTGCTGCGGGCCCGGGACCGGGCCCGGCTGCTGGCCGCCTACCCGGACCCCGCCGACCCCGAGCTGGTCCAGGACCCCCTGATCTGGCTGGCCGCCAGGTACCGCTCGTCGGCCGTGATGCCCTGGGACGAGGGCACCCTGCCCGGCTACGGGCTGTGGGCGGCGGAGAACGACGGCCGGCCCGGCAGCCGCGCCCCCCATCTGCGGGTGCGCCACGGCGGGGCCGAGATCTCCGTGCACGACCTGTTCGGCCGCTCCATGGTCCTGCTGACCGGGCCGGACAACCGCCCCTGGCAGGAGGCCGTCCGCTCGATCGGCGCCGAACTGGGCACACCCGTCCAGCTGTACGGCGTCGGCAGCGACCTCGAGGACCTCGACGACCGCTGGCCGGAGCTGTACGGCGTCACCGCGCAGGGCGCCGTGCTGGTGCGGCCCGACGGGGTGGTCGCCTGGCGTTGCACCGACGCGCCGATCTTCACCAGGACCGTACTGCGGGCCATGACCAAGCGGGTGCTCCGGCTGGACCGGCCGCCCGCGGAGAAGGGGACACCGTGACCGAGACCGCAGGGACCCGCACCGCCGACGGCGGGGAGCCGACCCGGGTGATCCTCCGTATGGAGGTGTACCCGGAGCTGGCCGCCGACTTCGAACGGGTGTGGCTGTCGGTGGGCGAGAGCATCGCCCGCGAACCCGCCAACCTGGGGCAACTGCTGGTCAGGTCCACCGAGGAGGAGGCCGTCTACTACGTCCTCACCGACTGGGCCGGCGAGCGCGCCTTCCGCGACTTCGAGGTCAGCCACCGCCACACCCTGCACCGACAGCGGCTGAAGCCGTTCCGGCGGGGCGGCGACATGGCGGTCACCGAGGTCGTGCACCGGCTCGAGCCGGTCTCGAGCGAGCCTCCGGCCGCGTGACCGAGGGTGGGGTCCGAACCGTCGGACCCCACCCGAGGACCCGCTCATGACGTCAGCCCCCCGCTTCCCGCGCCGTCGGCTTCTCCTCGGGACGGGGGGCGTTGTCGTGGCCGCGGGTGCCGGGTGGGGCGCCACGTGGCTGAACGTCTAC
It includes:
- a CDS encoding anthrone oxygenase family protein — protein: MLSVLTPLLLLLNGLAAGVLFGTQLGGFPYLASLPADRYVHAHAFFGQRYDPAMPICLIGTVVCDVVLALRAEEAAAQGLFGLAAVLAAATAAISVAKNVPVNRWMRTLDPDDLPADFATRDPRHEWGAWNRRRSWLTVAALAVNCVALGVLL
- a CDS encoding SDR family NAD(P)-dependent oxidoreductase; amino-acid sequence: MDLELRGKKALVTGGTRGVGRGVVLALARAGVDVVTCYQHPSEYVTSLEEELKETGGNHHVLRADLSQPEEIAELLTKVRELHGDRLDLLVNNAGAISHIPYANLSLEEWQRVIATNLTGAHLVIQHALPLLGEGSSVISIGSRAVDAGIPLRSHYTATKAALVGLNRSLAKEFGGQGIRFNIVALGVIETENFHELPHDQKKLMTERYGAKTALGRLGKPDEVAGAVLWLASDLSRYVTGNTIGVDGGIS
- a CDS encoding antibiotic biosynthesis monooxygenase — encoded protein: MAFRVMLRLEIEPGTATDFERAWLTGTDAVTGHPANLGQSLSREPDGTYVIISDWVDEPRFREFEESPAHLEHRATLHPFRKGGSFHVLEILHSIEGRAAVDAR
- a CDS encoding antibiotic biosynthesis monooxygenase, with amino-acid sequence MPADGGGEVRVLVFQAAPDEEQLAAVRAAYHEVSKRLAAVPGMLGNELLRSPLDPSALAVMSRWESLAAFRAWEAGADHREDTAPLRPYRDTRTAAPFAVYEVDAAY
- a CDS encoding NAD(P)-dependent oxidoreductase — its product is MSNSQLAFIGLGNMGGGMARRLLDTGHTLTVYNRTASKAAPLVAAGATLADAPERAAAGHHLVLLSLSDEKAVDEVLFGRVVPVLQPGAVVVDTSTVSPGYARQAAERLAARGLRRVEACVVGNPLQARKGELRVYAAGDPADLYEARPVLEAIGNEVVHVGAPGTAASLKLILNLLLGAQVASLSEAVAYGTAAGLDREQLISVVSASGFSSMVMRFRADLMLKQSYEPAFFRSELMEKDIRLALEAAAQYDTGMPVLAAVRERFASVVAAGDGDKDASVLVEHQS
- a CDS encoding FAD-dependent monooxygenase; the protein is MPSTGRSALRNTDVLVAGSGPAGLAAALFLAEQGVDCYLLEGRRERVRPPRILGVHPRAMELLRSLGVEEAIRALPSARALARNSGVIAAESLAGHELGALDAKYVVDVDTDLSALSPTTWCLCDEAELEQALRERAERMGVRLRPDSELVSFDRDGWGDDGISAVVRDRATGEEHRIRACCLVDAGGTGGLVRERLGIAFEGQTLGHFVTVRFTADLTGELRGRRFIMAYVDNPGVRGSLMPLDNRSDWLLHVRHDPELEPAESFTEERCADLVRAATGVPGLQPRIESVSPWAGEAKVAERFRSGQVFLAGDAAHVMPPSGGFDAGTGIIDAHNLAWKLVAVLDGWAHPDLLDSYDEERRPVCAATVEQAVLRARDRARLLAAYPDPADPELVQDPLIWLAARYRSSAVMPWDEGTLPGYGLWAAENDGRPGSRAPHLRVRHGGAEISVHDLFGRSMVLLTGPDNRPWQEAVRSIGAELGTPVQLYGVGSDLEDLDDRWPELYGVTAQGAVLVRPDGVVAWRCTDAPIFTRTVLRAMTKRVLRLDRPPAEKGTP
- a CDS encoding antibiotic biosynthesis monooxygenase; this translates as MTETAGTRTADGGEPTRVILRMEVYPELAADFERVWLSVGESIAREPANLGQLLVRSTEEEAVYYVLTDWAGERAFRDFEVSHRHTLHRQRLKPFRRGGDMAVTEVVHRLEPVSSEPPAA